One Tolypothrix bouteillei VB521301 DNA window includes the following coding sequences:
- a CDS encoding prohibitin family protein — protein MNNQQFANWRITVLGIVSAILVALSLNSFIIINPGQAGVLSILGKAKDGALIEGIHLIPPFISVVDVYDLTVQKFEVPAESSTKDLQTLTARFAINFRIDPVQVVEIRRKQGTLENIVTKIIAPQTQESFKIAAARRTVEEAITKRSELKEDFDTALGQRLDKYGIIVLDTSVVDLTFSPEFARAVEEKQIAEQRAQRAVYVAREAEQEAQAEINRAKGKAEAQRLLAETLKAQGGQLVLQKEAIEAWKTGGAQMPKVLVMDSNSKNTPPFLFNLGNTLNSNQE, from the coding sequence TTGAACAATCAGCAGTTTGCAAATTGGCGAATCACAGTTTTGGGAATTGTATCAGCGATACTTGTGGCTTTAAGCCTAAATTCTTTCATTATTATTAATCCCGGACAAGCAGGGGTATTGAGTATCTTGGGTAAAGCGAAAGATGGAGCTTTGATAGAAGGTATACACCTCATCCCACCTTTTATTTCAGTAGTGGATGTGTACGATTTAACAGTACAAAAGTTTGAAGTTCCTGCAGAAAGTTCGACAAAAGATTTGCAAACTTTAACAGCAAGATTCGCAATTAACTTTCGGATCGACCCGGTGCAGGTTGTTGAAATTAGAAGAAAACAAGGAACACTAGAAAATATTGTTACCAAAATTATTGCCCCACAAACGCAGGAATCTTTTAAGATTGCAGCCGCAAGAAGAACGGTAGAAGAAGCAATTACTAAAAGAAGTGAATTAAAAGAAGATTTTGACACTGCCTTAGGTCAACGATTAGATAAATATGGAATAATAGTGTTGGATACTAGTGTAGTAGATTTAACATTTTCTCCGGAGTTTGCTAGAGCGGTAGAAGAAAAACAAATTGCCGAACAAAGAGCACAAAGAGCAGTTTATGTGGCACGAGAAGCCGAACAAGAAGCACAAGCAGAAATCAATCGCGCTAAAGGTAAAGCAGAAGCTCAAAGACTTTTAGCCGAAACCTTGAAAGCTCAAGGAGGACAGTTAGTTTTGCAGAAAGAAGCTATTGAAGCTTGGAAAACTGGTGGTGCTCAAATGCCAAAAGTTTTAGTAATGGATAGCAATTCTAAGAATACTCCGCCATTTCTTTTTAACTTAGGCAATACATTGAACAGTAACCAGGAATAA
- a CDS encoding DUF1824 family protein, translating into MTNRKQSNLNIQEAKKILNKFNCVDIAPTLKSSEKTGVREALIFIANLADYQILGICADTAEEGMLAMKTYSHAFGYEPPSDLPMMDGPVYIKLNGKNGLCYLDSYSGHHRGVLVSCQSYSQGGVNEMFGHLPLDLFV; encoded by the coding sequence ATGACTAATCGAAAGCAAAGCAATTTGAACATTCAAGAAGCTAAAAAAATTCTTAATAAGTTTAACTGCGTAGATATTGCCCCCACTCTCAAGTCATCAGAAAAGACTGGAGTTCGGGAAGCGTTAATTTTTATTGCCAATCTTGCTGACTATCAAATTTTAGGTATCTGTGCCGATACTGCTGAAGAAGGAATGTTAGCAATGAAAACTTATTCTCACGCCTTTGGTTACGAACCACCAAGCGATTTACCTATGATGGATGGACCAGTTTACATCAAATTGAATGGGAAAAATGGCTTGTGCTACCTTGATTCTTACTCAGGACACCACCGAGGAGTGCTTGTTAGCTGTCAATCTTATTCGCAAGGTGGAGTCAACGAAATGTTCGGGCATTTACCTTTGGATTTGTTTGTTTAG